The window AACAAAGACCTGAACCTGGTAAAATTGGCGATGCTGGCACCATTTGTTGCGGGTATGGATACATTGCCGGCATGTAATGTCCATGACCAAAACCATAATAAGGATCATATGAGTCATGATGCTGGTGATGGTGATGATGCTCTTTATTCTCAGCCATTCCTCCTACCGCTGCGCCTCCAACATTCGGCATTTGCGGGAAATTAGGAAGGTTTGGGTAATTGCTTTGCTCCATATCTTTTCCCTCCTCCTTTTGATGCGGAATATGAATAAACGGATCATACCCCTTTGCCACTTCATCTTTTAGATGGCCTTTATTTTCATCATAAAAATGGTCCTTGTTATTTTTATGGTCCTTATTTTCATGAAGAAAATGTTCCTTATTATCTTTATGGTCCTTATTTTCATCATAAAAATGTTCTTTGTTATCTTTATAGTCCTTATTTTCATGAAGAAAATGTTCCTTATTATCTTTATGGTCCTTATTTTCATCATAAAAATGTTCTTTGTTATCTTTATAGTCCTTATTTTCATGATGAACATGATCTTTGTGATCCTTTTTGTCATGAACATGATCTTTCTTTTCATGAACGTAATCTTTTTTCTCATGATGTTCTTTTTTGGGAGGAGGCGTGAATGGCTGGTAGAGATTGGTCTGATAATAGTTCACATCGACTTGTGGAAAAACTGGATGCTCGATCTTTGGCACTGGCGGTACATAAGGTACCGGTTCATTTGGCTTTTCTTTCGGCTTCGTATCTTGCACTTGCACGACATCTTTTGGCTTTTCTTTCACATACGGATGTTCTTTCGGCTTTGGCATTTCTTTTGCTTTGTGATGATCTGTTTTTACAGGAACACCACTAGATGGAATCTTGATCTTCATACCCGGCATGATCAAATCTGGGTTACTGAGTTGTGAATTTAGTTTTTTCAATTCTTGAAAGTCGACTCCGTATTTCTTTGAAATTTTCCAAAGGGAGTCTCCTTTTTGCACAATATGAATTTTCAACGTTTTCCCCTCCTATGCAAAACGTGAACGTAACGGTTATGTCAGAAGTACAATATGTTTCACCATAAATTTATGCCTATTTACAAGCCGATATGATAAAAACTTGTTTTCTGATAGGAGGGGCTGATTTATTATTTAATGGCGAGCATTTTATTCAGTGCAAGTAAAGCCTCTTTGGTAATGTCTTCATTGACCTGAATCAAACCGACCGGATCAC is drawn from Bacillus pumilus and contains these coding sequences:
- the safA gene encoding SafA/ExsA family spore coat assembly protein, coding for MKIHIVQKGDSLWKISKKYGVDFQELKKLNSQLSNPDLIMPGMKIKIPSSGVPVKTDHHKAKEMPKPKEHPYVKEKPKDVVQVQDTKPKEKPNEPVPYVPPVPKIEHPVFPQVDVNYYQTNLYQPFTPPPKKEHHEKKDYVHEKKDHVHDKKDHKDHVHHENKDYKDNKEHFYDENKDHKDNKEHFLHENKDYKDNKEHFYDENKDHKDNKEHFLHENKDHKNNKDHFYDENKGHLKDEVAKGYDPFIHIPHQKEEGKDMEQSNYPNLPNFPQMPNVGGAAVGGMAENKEHHHHHQHHDSYDPYYGFGHGHYMPAMYPYPQQMVPASPILPGSGLCYPVQPYYHHHMMPYPYPAQPYYPAYQAPAYYGEHYEHHAHHANDGHHWHHHMHPNDNANVNQGFYPNVSNEAYGKEDCGCDDGMKQHQPWPGHYPNPVPYGQMGGYPAQPYMQPYPGQSVFARPEEDEEE